Proteins found in one Amycolatopsis umgeniensis genomic segment:
- a CDS encoding metallophosphoesterase, whose amino-acid sequence MPHLFATSDLHVTHEGNAPLVDEVVPRTPDDWLLVVGDVAERAESVIGVLKTLRERFAKVVWVPGNHELWTTQKDECQLRGQARYEHLVERCQEIDVLTPEDPYPVWEHQEKPLTIAPLFVLYDYSWRTPAAEGLPLLAAVDQAREAGVLCTDEFFLHPDPYPSRQAWCADRVKISTERLEAIPEDHGTILMSHWPLHRHPTAPLYFPEFALWCGTTETEDWHRRFRAEVAVYGHLHIPRSTEADGVRFEEVSLGYPREWRKRARGPIPLRRIF is encoded by the coding sequence GTGCCGCATCTCTTCGCCACCAGCGATCTCCACGTCACCCATGAAGGCAACGCCCCGCTCGTCGACGAGGTCGTGCCCCGGACCCCCGACGACTGGCTGCTCGTGGTCGGTGACGTCGCCGAACGCGCCGAATCCGTGATCGGGGTGCTCAAGACCTTGCGGGAACGCTTCGCGAAGGTCGTCTGGGTACCCGGCAACCACGAACTGTGGACCACTCAGAAGGACGAATGCCAGCTGCGGGGCCAGGCGCGCTACGAGCATCTGGTCGAGCGCTGCCAGGAGATCGACGTCCTCACCCCGGAGGATCCGTATCCGGTGTGGGAGCACCAGGAGAAACCGCTGACGATCGCCCCGCTGTTCGTGCTGTACGACTACAGCTGGCGGACCCCCGCGGCCGAGGGCCTGCCGTTGCTGGCGGCCGTCGACCAGGCGCGCGAGGCGGGTGTGCTGTGCACGGACGAGTTCTTCCTGCACCCCGATCCGTACCCCAGCAGGCAGGCCTGGTGCGCGGACCGGGTGAAGATCAGCACGGAGCGGCTTGAGGCGATCCCCGAGGACCACGGGACGATCCTGATGTCGCACTGGCCGCTGCACCGGCATCCGACCGCGCCGCTGTACTTCCCGGAGTTCGCGCTGTGGTGCGGGACGACCGAGACCGAGGACTGGCACCGGCGTTTCCGGGCGGAGGTCGCGGTCTACGGACATCTGCACATCCCGCGCTCCACGGAGGCGGACGGGGTGCGGTTCGAGGAGGTTTCGCTCGGCTATCCGCGTGAGTGGCGGAAGCGCGCTCGGGGGCCCATTCCGCTGCGGCGCATCTTCTAG
- a CDS encoding PAC2 family protein codes for MSEPVDETQRPGRDHPDETKPIMIVAFEGWNDAGDAASRAVEHLQLNWDATPLTELSPDEYYDFQVSRPTVRMVDGVTRRVDWPTTRLSVCRPEGVSRDIVLVQGPEPNMRWRAFCAELLEHIQQLDVATVVTLGALLADTAHTRPVPVTGTAYDKDTASQFGLELNNYQGPTGIVGVLQDYCVQAGVPAVSIWAAVPHYVSHPPSPKATLALLHKLEDVLDVEIPLGALPEQAEEWQRTVTEMAEEDEEITEYVRGLEERGDAETEFTLDDVSGDKIAAEFERYLRRRRPGQDGPGRG; via the coding sequence GTGAGTGAGCCCGTCGACGAGACCCAGCGGCCCGGCCGCGACCACCCGGATGAGACCAAGCCGATCATGATCGTCGCCTTCGAAGGATGGAACGACGCAGGTGACGCGGCCAGCCGGGCGGTCGAGCATCTGCAGCTCAACTGGGATGCGACACCGCTGACCGAGCTGAGTCCGGACGAGTACTACGACTTCCAGGTGAGCAGACCGACCGTACGCATGGTGGACGGCGTCACCCGAAGGGTCGACTGGCCGACCACGCGGCTCTCGGTTTGCCGCCCGGAAGGCGTCAGCCGGGACATCGTGCTGGTCCAAGGACCCGAACCGAACATGCGCTGGCGTGCCTTCTGCGCCGAACTGCTGGAGCACATCCAGCAACTGGACGTCGCCACCGTCGTCACCCTCGGCGCACTCCTGGCCGACACCGCGCACACCCGGCCCGTCCCGGTCACCGGGACAGCGTACGACAAGGACACCGCTTCACAGTTCGGCTTGGAGCTGAACAACTACCAAGGCCCGACGGGCATCGTCGGTGTCCTGCAGGACTACTGCGTGCAGGCGGGCGTCCCGGCGGTGTCGATCTGGGCGGCCGTGCCGCACTACGTCTCGCATCCGCCGTCGCCCAAGGCCACGCTCGCGCTGCTGCACAAACTCGAGGACGTGCTCGACGTGGAGATCCCGCTCGGCGCGCTTCCCGAGCAGGCCGAGGAGTGGCAGCGGACGGTCACCGAGATGGCCGAAGAGGACGAAGAGATCACCGAGTACGTCCGGGGGCTCGAGGAACGCGGTGACGCGGAGACCGAGTTCACGCTCGACGACGTGAGCGGCGACAAGATCGCGGCCGAGTTCGAGCGGTACCTGCGGCGTCGTCGTCCCGGCCAGGACGGTCCGGGGCGAGGCTGA
- a CDS encoding HAD-IA family hydrolase: MTEPSTRDGLAAVLWDMDGTLVDSEKLWDVALYEAVESLGGTLTEEQRLSLVGSNMDETAAFLLEVCGKPVTPESIAEMGEWIRKRTANLFDGPLPWRPGAQELLELLRAKGVPMALVTSTERSLTELALNTIGREYFAATVCGDEVDGLNKPDARPYRLAAELLGVPASRCVAFEDSPPGAASAAAAGCTVVVIPNDVDVEPGERRVFRSTLVGLDVPALTALLP; this comes from the coding sequence GTGACCGAACCGTCCACAAGGGACGGACTCGCCGCCGTGCTGTGGGATATGGACGGCACGCTGGTCGACTCGGAGAAGCTGTGGGACGTCGCCCTCTACGAGGCCGTCGAGAGCCTCGGCGGCACGCTGACCGAGGAACAGCGGTTGAGCCTGGTCGGGTCCAATATGGACGAGACGGCAGCCTTCCTGCTCGAAGTGTGCGGGAAGCCCGTCACCCCCGAGTCGATCGCGGAGATGGGGGAGTGGATCCGCAAGCGCACGGCCAACCTCTTCGACGGCCCCCTTCCCTGGCGCCCCGGCGCGCAGGAGTTGCTCGAACTGTTGCGCGCCAAAGGCGTGCCGATGGCGCTGGTCACCTCCACCGAAAGGTCGCTGACCGAACTCGCCCTCAACACGATCGGCCGCGAGTACTTCGCCGCCACCGTCTGCGGTGACGAGGTCGATGGTCTGAACAAGCCGGACGCCAGGCCGTATCGGCTGGCGGCGGAGTTGCTGGGAGTCCCGGCTTCCCGGTGCGTCGCCTTCGAGGATTCGCCGCCGGGCGCGGCTTCCGCGGCTGCGGCGGGGTGCACGGTGGTGGTGATCCCCAACGACGTCGACGTCGAGCCGGGAGAACGGCGCGTGTTCCGCTCGACGCTCGTCGGCCTCGACGTGCCCGCCTTGACCGCGCTCCTGCCCTGA
- a CDS encoding MFS transporter, with protein MKPLREPAFARLWIAAFFSETAEWMLQIALPVFVFQTTGSAATTALSIVLGLLPAVLLSPLAGVVADRWNRRLVLCVVCAGQAFVALPLLFVASGGPVYVLYGVMAAQAGLASLFEPARNALVPELVAPDELIGANGLMSINGSVARLAGGWAGGLLLGFGGLGWVVVAYLGVLVVGSALLARPFHRVAAPVAAGPHEPVLRAWLDGLREIGREGRLRLAGVVVVLTSLAQGMFLVLFVVFVLDILDGTEGDVGLLRGVQALGGLAAGFAVATVARKATPAALLGWGGLALGLLSAVIWNLPALTVSLGVFIGLFGLVGAPGVLAGSGLLSLVQTTASPERSGRVLSTMFAGMAGFTALGALLAGGLVSVLGAGVLLNVQAGLHVASAVTVLCVSASGRLRRDAVSAVPRSG; from the coding sequence GTGAAACCGTTGAGAGAACCCGCCTTCGCGCGGTTGTGGATCGCCGCCTTCTTCTCCGAGACCGCCGAGTGGATGCTGCAGATCGCGCTTCCGGTGTTCGTCTTCCAGACGACCGGTTCCGCGGCGACCACGGCGTTGAGCATCGTGCTCGGCCTGCTGCCCGCGGTACTGCTCAGCCCGCTCGCCGGCGTGGTCGCGGACCGCTGGAACCGGCGGCTGGTGCTGTGCGTGGTGTGCGCGGGGCAGGCGTTCGTGGCGCTGCCGCTGCTGTTCGTCGCGTCCGGCGGCCCGGTGTACGTGCTCTACGGGGTCATGGCCGCGCAGGCGGGCCTGGCCTCGCTGTTCGAGCCCGCGCGTAACGCGCTCGTTCCGGAACTGGTCGCGCCCGACGAGCTGATCGGCGCGAACGGCCTCATGAGCATCAACGGCAGCGTCGCCCGCCTCGCCGGAGGCTGGGCGGGCGGTCTCCTGCTCGGATTCGGTGGCCTGGGCTGGGTCGTGGTGGCCTATCTCGGCGTGCTGGTGGTCGGTTCGGCCCTGCTGGCGCGTCCCTTCCACCGGGTCGCCGCGCCCGTGGCGGCAGGGCCGCACGAGCCGGTGCTGAGAGCCTGGCTCGACGGACTTCGCGAGATCGGCCGCGAAGGGCGCCTTCGTCTCGCGGGTGTCGTCGTGGTGCTGACCTCCCTGGCGCAGGGGATGTTCCTGGTGCTGTTCGTGGTCTTCGTACTCGACATCCTCGACGGCACCGAAGGCGACGTCGGCCTCCTGCGCGGCGTTCAGGCGCTCGGCGGACTGGCCGCGGGGTTCGCCGTCGCCACCGTCGCCCGGAAGGCCACGCCCGCCGCCTTGCTCGGCTGGGGCGGCCTCGCGCTCGGCCTGCTGTCGGCGGTGATCTGGAACCTGCCCGCGCTGACCGTGTCGCTGGGAGTCTTCATCGGACTCTTCGGGCTCGTCGGCGCCCCCGGGGTGCTGGCCGGATCCGGGCTGCTCTCGCTGGTCCAGACGACCGCGTCCCCCGAGCGGTCCGGCCGCGTGCTGAGCACCATGTTCGCCGGGATGGCGGGGTTCACCGCGCTGGGCGCGCTCCTGGCGGGCGGGCTGGTGAGCGTGCTGGGCGCGGGTGTCCTGCTGAACGTCCAGGCGGGCCTGCACGTCGCCTCGGCGGTCACCGTCCTGTGCGTGTCGGCGTCGGGCCGGTTACGCCGTGATGCGGTTTCGGCGGTTCCCCGGTCCGGGTGA
- a CDS encoding phosphoribosyl-ATP diphosphatase yields MKTFDELFAELADRARTRPDGSGTVAALDAGVHAQGKKVLEEAGEVWIAAEHESDERLAEEISQLLYRLQVLMLGRGLSTEDVYRYL; encoded by the coding sequence GTGAAGACCTTCGATGAGCTGTTCGCCGAGCTTGCCGACCGCGCCCGTACGCGCCCCGACGGTTCCGGCACCGTCGCCGCTCTGGACGCGGGAGTGCACGCGCAGGGCAAGAAGGTGCTCGAAGAAGCGGGCGAGGTGTGGATCGCCGCCGAGCACGAATCCGACGAGAGGCTCGCGGAGGAGATTTCACAGCTGCTGTACCGGTTGCAGGTGCTCATGCTCGGCCGTGGACTGTCGACAGAGGACGTGTACCGGTACCTGTGA
- a CDS encoding AlkA N-terminal domain-containing protein: MHEDFERCVRAVQAKDDRFDGWFFTAVLTTRIYCRASCPVVPPKPENMTFYPSAAAAQEAGFRACKRCRPDASPGSPQWNERADLVARAMRLIADGVVDTDGVSGLAAQLGYSVRQVERHVRAELGAGPLSLARAQRAQTARLLIETTGLSMIDVALAAGFGSVRTFNDTVREVFALSPTELRARVRTAPATAPGTLNLRLPYRKPLFPDNLFGHLVATGVPGVEEWRDGAYRRTLRLPHGPAVVALKPEDGHIGCRLTLSDLRDLSTAISRCRRLLDLDADPVAVDDALATDSLLGPLVGAAPGRRVPRTVDGDEFAVRAVLGQQVSTAAARTHAARLVVAHGEPVDDPEGGLTHVFPDAAALADIDPESLAMPQSRKRTLLGLVAELIDGDLDLGAGSDWQRARERLHALPGFGPWTVESIAMRSLGDPDAFLPTDLGVKVAAKGFGLGPAAFAEHAERWRPWRAYAVQHLWATGDHPINRLPAA; the protein is encoded by the coding sequence GTGCATGAGGATTTCGAGCGTTGCGTCCGTGCGGTCCAGGCGAAGGACGACCGTTTCGACGGCTGGTTCTTCACCGCCGTCCTGACGACGCGGATCTACTGCCGGGCGAGCTGCCCGGTCGTCCCGCCCAAACCGGAGAACATGACGTTCTACCCGAGCGCGGCGGCCGCCCAGGAGGCCGGGTTCCGCGCCTGCAAACGGTGCCGTCCGGACGCGAGTCCCGGTTCGCCGCAGTGGAACGAGCGCGCGGACCTGGTGGCCAGGGCGATGCGGCTGATCGCCGACGGCGTCGTCGACACCGATGGCGTGAGCGGTCTGGCCGCCCAGCTGGGCTACAGCGTCCGGCAGGTCGAGAGGCACGTCCGCGCCGAACTCGGAGCGGGCCCGCTCAGCCTCGCCAGGGCACAACGGGCGCAAACGGCGCGGCTGCTGATCGAAACGACCGGCCTGTCGATGATCGACGTCGCGCTCGCCGCCGGGTTCGGCAGTGTCCGGACGTTCAACGACACCGTCCGCGAGGTCTTCGCGCTGTCCCCGACCGAGTTGCGGGCCCGGGTGCGCACCGCGCCGGCGACCGCGCCCGGAACGCTGAACCTCCGCCTGCCGTACCGGAAGCCGTTGTTCCCGGACAACCTCTTCGGACATCTGGTCGCGACCGGCGTCCCCGGCGTCGAGGAGTGGCGCGACGGCGCCTACCGCCGGACGCTGCGATTGCCGCACGGCCCCGCCGTCGTCGCGCTCAAACCCGAAGACGGCCACATCGGCTGCCGTCTCACCCTGTCGGATTTGCGGGACCTCTCGACCGCGATCAGCCGCTGCCGCCGCCTGCTCGACCTCGACGCGGACCCTGTCGCGGTCGACGACGCCCTGGCCACGGACAGCCTCCTCGGCCCGCTCGTGGGTGCCGCGCCCGGCAGGCGGGTGCCGAGGACCGTCGACGGTGACGAGTTCGCCGTCCGCGCCGTTCTGGGCCAGCAGGTGTCCACCGCCGCCGCCCGCACGCACGCGGCCCGGCTGGTCGTCGCGCACGGTGAGCCCGTCGACGATCCGGAGGGCGGCCTCACCCACGTCTTCCCGGACGCCGCCGCACTCGCGGACATCGACCCGGAAAGCCTCGCGATGCCGCAGAGCCGCAAGCGGACCTTGCTCGGTCTCGTCGCCGAGCTGATCGACGGCGACCTCGACCTCGGGGCGGGCAGCGACTGGCAGCGCGCCCGGGAACGGCTGCACGCGTTGCCCGGCTTCGGCCCGTGGACCGTCGAGAGCATCGCGATGCGCTCGCTCGGCGACCCGGATGCCTTCCTCCCGACCGATCTCGGCGTCAAAGTCGCCGCGAAGGGCTTCGGCCTCGGCCCGGCCGCGTTCGCCGAACACGCCGAACGCTGGCGCCCGTGGCGCGCCTACGCCGTCCAACACCTCTGGGCGACCGGAGATCACCCGATCAACCGGCTGCCCGCCGCCTGA
- a CDS encoding methylated-DNA--[protein]-cysteine S-methyltransferase: protein MRTHTVIDSPYDRLTLVADDESLCGLYMVQQRHRPAEESFGHPDPGAPIFVETERQLKEYFAGQRKDFALPMSFGGTEFQRMVWQGLLGIPYGETVSYGELADRLGRPAASRAVGLANGKNPIGIIVPCHRVIGSNGDLTGYGGGVERKRHLLDFERGGSTLF, encoded by the coding sequence ATGCGTACACACACCGTCATCGACAGCCCGTACGACCGGCTGACCCTGGTCGCGGACGACGAAAGCCTCTGCGGTCTGTACATGGTCCAGCAGCGGCATCGTCCGGCCGAGGAGAGTTTCGGCCATCCGGATCCGGGCGCGCCGATCTTCGTGGAGACCGAGAGGCAGCTCAAGGAGTACTTCGCGGGCCAGCGGAAGGACTTCGCTCTGCCGATGAGCTTCGGCGGCACCGAATTCCAGCGGATGGTCTGGCAAGGTCTGCTCGGGATCCCATATGGCGAGACGGTCTCCTACGGCGAACTGGCCGACCGGCTCGGCAGGCCCGCCGCGTCCCGGGCTGTCGGGCTCGCGAACGGGAAGAACCCGATCGGCATCATCGTGCCGTGCCATCGCGTGATCGGCTCGAACGGCGATCTCACCGGCTACGGCGGTGGTGTCGAACGGAAGCGGCACCTGCTCGACTTCGAGCGGGGCGGCTCGACGCTGTTCTGA